A region from the Variovorax sp. V93 genome encodes:
- a CDS encoding MFS transporter translates to MSSSSPRHPSLALAAICLAALMFGLEISSVPIILPVLEARLHADFQDLQWIMNAYTIACTTVLMATGTLADRYGRRRMFALTVLAFGVASLLCGLAAATPVLIAARFLQGMAGGAMFICSIAILSHQFPDGRARGRAFAIWGVVAGIGLGFGPVVGGAIIALASWHWVFLVHAPLALLGLALIMAGVAESRDPLASQQKLDLAGIVTLTIAVLGLTWLITQGDSLGWTSPAALGLMAVTAAGLAAFVAVERFHPHPMFDFSVFRIRDFSGAIVGCIGMNCSYWPFMIYLPLYFSAGLGYDTATVGLALLVYTVPFLVMPPIAQWLLLRYQARFVIPAGLFLIGLGFMAMKWGSGLAHLGGWTVLPGALIAGIGLGLTTTPATNMTTASVPAHRAGMASGMDVSARLISLAINIALMGLVLVAGILAALRGSLGTALDAARLRALAGQLAGGDMAGAQQALATLAVPDASAALLQAAVAHGFGWVMLYGGLGAWLAAALSLAVFGRRQASSARDASPRAAGGH, encoded by the coding sequence ATGTCCTCTTCCTCCCCCCGCCATCCCTCCCTCGCGCTGGCCGCCATCTGCCTGGCGGCTCTGATGTTCGGCCTGGAGATTTCCAGCGTGCCGATCATCCTGCCGGTGCTGGAGGCGCGGCTGCACGCCGACTTCCAGGACCTGCAATGGATCATGAACGCCTACACCATCGCCTGCACCACGGTGCTGATGGCCACCGGCACCCTGGCCGACCGCTACGGGCGGCGCCGCATGTTCGCGCTCACGGTGCTGGCCTTCGGCGTGGCCTCGCTGCTGTGCGGCCTGGCGGCCGCCACGCCGGTGCTGATTGCCGCGCGCTTCCTGCAGGGCATGGCGGGCGGCGCGATGTTCATCTGCTCCATTGCGATCCTGTCGCACCAGTTTCCGGATGGCCGGGCGCGCGGCCGTGCCTTCGCGATCTGGGGCGTGGTGGCCGGCATCGGCCTGGGCTTCGGGCCGGTGGTGGGCGGCGCGATCATTGCGCTGGCCAGCTGGCACTGGGTCTTCCTGGTGCATGCGCCGCTGGCGCTGCTCGGGCTGGCGCTGATCATGGCCGGCGTGGCGGAGTCCCGCGATCCGCTGGCCAGCCAGCAGAAGCTGGACCTGGCGGGCATCGTCACGCTGACCATCGCGGTGCTCGGGCTCACCTGGCTGATCACGCAGGGCGACAGCCTGGGCTGGACCAGCCCGGCCGCGCTGGGGCTGATGGCCGTCACCGCGGCGGGCCTCGCAGCCTTCGTCGCGGTGGAGCGCTTCCATCCGCACCCGATGTTCGACTTCTCGGTGTTCCGCATCCGCGACTTCTCGGGTGCCATCGTCGGCTGCATCGGCATGAACTGCAGCTACTGGCCGTTCATGATCTACCTGCCGCTGTATTTTTCCGCCGGCCTGGGCTACGACACGGCCACCGTGGGGCTGGCGCTGCTGGTCTACACGGTGCCTTTCCTGGTGATGCCGCCGATCGCGCAATGGCTGCTGCTGCGCTACCAGGCGCGCTTCGTGATCCCCGCCGGCCTGTTCCTGATCGGCCTGGGCTTCATGGCGATGAAGTGGGGCAGCGGCCTCGCGCACCTGGGCGGCTGGACGGTGCTGCCCGGTGCGCTCATTGCCGGCATCGGCCTGGGCCTGACCACCACGCCCGCGACCAACATGACCACCGCCTCGGTGCCCGCGCATCGCGCCGGCATGGCCTCGGGCATGGACGTCAGCGCGCGGCTCATCTCGCTGGCCATCAACATCGCGCTGATGGGCCTGGTGCTGGTGGCGGGCATCCTGGCTGCGCTGCGGGGCTCGCTGGGGACGGCGCTCGATGCGGCGCGGCTGCGCGCCCTGGCCGGGCAGCTCGCGGGCGGGGATATGGCGGGCGCGCAGCAGGCGCTGGCGACGCTGGCGGTGCCGGATGCCTCCGCTGCACTCCTGCAGGCCGCCGTGGCCCATGGCTTCGGCTGGGTCATGCTGTACGGCGGGCTCGGCGCCTGGCTGGCCGCGGCGCTCAGCCTCGCGGTGTTCGGTCGTCGTCAGGCTTCGTCCGCGCGGGACGCATCACCTCGGGCGGCCGGCGGGCACTGA
- a CDS encoding LysR family transcriptional regulator yields MSFDTGLLQAFIAVHRANGFTRAAEQLHLTQSAVSHQIRRLEELVGRPLFHRTTRRLRLTADGEDFLRHAERILQAQDALARHFRCSPIEGTVRFGVPESFMSEGLPQLLQQFARSCPNVRLEVSVGLTLDLATMVRERELDLAVVVSVSGEVEGTLLRRLPMVWAAAEGFERTEGASLPLAYSPPPCVCRQVSIDALNQAGIPWHGAFSSHSLQDLRMAALSGLAVATFTRDNLRPGMAALDERDGLPALPMLDFTLAYGEGDAGERSPAVAELGRLIEQAEWARRDKPVRQPRRTLRAA; encoded by the coding sequence ATGAGCTTCGACACCGGCCTGCTGCAGGCCTTCATCGCCGTCCACCGGGCCAACGGCTTCACCCGCGCCGCCGAGCAGCTGCACCTGACGCAATCGGCGGTCAGCCACCAGATCCGCCGGCTCGAGGAACTGGTCGGGCGCCCGCTGTTCCACCGCACCACGCGGCGCCTGCGCCTGACCGCCGATGGCGAGGACTTCCTGCGCCATGCCGAGCGCATCCTGCAGGCGCAGGACGCGCTGGCGCGGCACTTCCGCTGCTCGCCGATCGAAGGCACGGTGCGCTTCGGCGTGCCCGAGAGCTTCATGAGCGAGGGCCTGCCGCAACTGCTGCAACAGTTCGCGCGCAGCTGCCCCAACGTGCGGCTGGAAGTGAGCGTGGGCCTGACGCTCGACCTGGCCACGATGGTGCGCGAGCGCGAGCTCGACCTGGCGGTGGTGGTGTCGGTCTCGGGCGAGGTCGAGGGCACGCTGCTGCGGCGCCTGCCGATGGTGTGGGCCGCGGCCGAAGGCTTCGAGCGCACGGAGGGCGCCTCGCTGCCGCTGGCCTATTCGCCGCCGCCCTGCGTATGCCGCCAGGTCAGCATCGATGCGCTGAACCAGGCCGGCATTCCCTGGCACGGCGCCTTCAGCTCGCACAGCCTGCAGGACCTGCGTATGGCAGCGCTGAGCGGCCTCGCGGTGGCCACCTTCACGCGCGACAACCTGCGCCCCGGCATGGCGGCGCTGGACGAGCGCGACGGCCTGCCCGCGCTGCCAATGCTGGACTTCACGCTGGCCTACGGCGAAGGCGATGCGGGGGAGCGCAGCCCGGCCGTGGCCGAACTCGGCCGCCTGATCGAACAGGCCGAGTGGGCGCGCCGGGACAAGCCTGTGCGGCAGCCGCGCCGCACGCTGCGCGCGGCATAG
- a CDS encoding class I adenylate-forming enzyme family protein yields the protein MERSFGAIADLVRLHAQHTPDHAALADTQQALNYGALDALMDRVAASLQRDGLQPGDAIAVCAASSVNYAAVFLGALRAGVAVAPLAPGSTPASLARMIEDAEARILFTDASAAEVVGPAKEDGIPRVALDGSAAGQALERWLAPAGTQPRAVETQPSWPFNIIYSSGTTGEPKGIVQGHGMRWAHVQRGAKYGYGPDTVTLLSTPLYSNTTLVVFFPTIAFGGCVVLMPKFDALGYLQLAEQRRVTHTMLVPVQYQRLMAHPRFDAHDLSSFRFKFSTSAPFNAALKADVLKRWPGGLIEFYGMTEGGGTCILEAHLHPDKLHTVGQPAEGSDIRLIDEEGREIPRASIELAGEVVGHSAGMMTGYHRQPEKTREAEWFDAAGKRFIRTGDIGRFDAEGFLTLFDRKKDMIISGGFNIYPSDLEAVLRSHAAVADVAVVGVPSEQWGETPVAFVVRRAGDGTSEDALLQWANAQLGKTQRLARLQFIDELPRSAIGKVLKRELRELVGR from the coding sequence ATGGAGCGCAGCTTCGGCGCCATCGCCGACCTGGTTCGCCTCCACGCACAACACACGCCCGACCATGCCGCGCTCGCGGACACGCAACAGGCACTGAACTATGGCGCGCTCGACGCGCTGATGGACCGCGTCGCGGCCAGCCTGCAGCGCGATGGGCTCCAGCCCGGCGATGCCATCGCGGTCTGCGCGGCGTCCTCGGTGAACTATGCGGCGGTGTTCCTCGGCGCCTTGCGCGCGGGCGTCGCGGTCGCGCCGCTGGCACCCGGCTCCACGCCGGCCAGCCTGGCCCGCATGATCGAGGATGCCGAGGCGCGCATCCTCTTCACCGATGCGTCGGCAGCCGAGGTCGTCGGCCCTGCGAAGGAAGACGGCATCCCGCGCGTGGCGCTCGACGGCTCCGCCGCCGGGCAGGCCCTCGAGCGCTGGCTGGCTCCCGCAGGCACGCAGCCGCGTGCCGTGGAAACGCAGCCCTCGTGGCCCTTCAACATCATCTATTCGTCGGGCACCACCGGCGAGCCCAAGGGCATCGTGCAGGGCCACGGCATGCGCTGGGCCCATGTGCAGCGCGGCGCCAAGTACGGCTATGGCCCGGACACCGTCACGCTGCTGTCGACGCCGCTCTATTCGAACACCACGCTGGTGGTGTTCTTTCCGACCATTGCCTTCGGCGGCTGCGTGGTGCTGATGCCCAAGTTCGACGCGCTCGGCTACCTGCAGCTGGCCGAGCAGCGCCGCGTGACGCACACCATGCTGGTGCCGGTGCAGTACCAGCGCCTGATGGCGCATCCGCGCTTCGACGCGCACGACCTCTCGTCCTTCCGCTTCAAGTTCAGCACCAGCGCACCCTTCAACGCCGCGCTCAAGGCCGACGTGCTCAAGCGCTGGCCCGGCGGGCTGATCGAGTTCTACGGCATGACCGAAGGCGGCGGCACCTGCATCCTCGAAGCCCATCTGCATCCGGACAAGCTGCACACCGTCGGCCAGCCGGCCGAAGGCAGCGACATCCGCCTGATCGACGAGGAGGGCCGCGAGATCCCGCGCGCCAGCATCGAGCTGGCCGGCGAGGTGGTGGGCCATTCGGCCGGCATGATGACCGGCTACCACCGCCAGCCCGAGAAGACGCGCGAGGCCGAGTGGTTCGACGCCGCCGGCAAGCGCTTCATCCGCACCGGCGACATCGGCCGCTTCGATGCCGAGGGCTTCCTCACGCTGTTCGACCGCAAGAAGGACATGATCATCAGCGGCGGCTTCAACATCTATCCAAGCGATCTCGAAGCAGTGCTGCGCAGCCATGCGGCCGTGGCCGACGTGGCGGTGGTCGGCGTGCCTTCTGAGCAATGGGGCGAGACGCCGGTGGCCTTCGTGGTGCGCCGCGCGGGCGATGGCACTTCCGAGGACGCGCTGCTGCAATGGGCCAATGCGCAGCTCGGCAAGACGCAACGCCTGGCGCGGCTGCAGTTCATCGACGAGCTGCCGCGCAGCGCGATCGGCAAGGTGCTCAAGCGGGAGTTGCGTGAACTCGTCGGCCGCTGA
- a CDS encoding SLC13 family permease, protein MNSSAAEAQAQAAASSEQGGGNGLLWLLAAVAVLFAFLRPRAPMDWLRLVDWQTVGALAGLLAITQGVEKSGMLQAAAERLLARTHSQRSLALLLTASAAFLSALVTNDVSLFLLVPLTRVLASQAHLPLARLVVLEALAVNAGSALTPIGNPQNLYLWHRSGESFVGFMGMMLPTVAVMLFWLFAAAWLLVPRTPIALKPETEAAPVQPRLLALAGVLFVGFVVALDRHWLLAGLGVVFAVFLLTYPRVLKGIDWALLAIIALMFVDLRQLAELPAVQSLLNHWPITEGWRAYLAAIVASQLISNVPAAILLDGHVRDLPALAAGVSVGGFGCVLGSLANLIALRLAKLPHGLREFHRISIPFLLVCAASALLLRLG, encoded by the coding sequence GTGAACTCGTCGGCCGCTGAAGCACAGGCGCAGGCAGCCGCGTCCTCCGAACAAGGCGGCGGCAACGGCCTGCTGTGGCTGCTGGCCGCCGTTGCGGTGCTGTTCGCCTTCCTGCGCCCGCGTGCGCCGATGGACTGGCTCCGTTTGGTCGACTGGCAGACCGTGGGCGCGCTGGCCGGGCTGCTCGCGATCACGCAGGGGGTCGAGAAAAGCGGCATGCTGCAGGCCGCCGCCGAGCGCCTGCTCGCGCGCACCCACAGCCAGCGCAGCCTGGCGCTGCTGCTGACCGCCAGTGCGGCGTTCCTGTCCGCGCTGGTGACCAACGACGTGAGCCTGTTCCTGCTGGTGCCGCTGACGCGCGTGCTCGCCAGCCAGGCGCACCTGCCGCTCGCGCGGCTGGTGGTGCTCGAGGCACTGGCCGTCAATGCGGGTTCGGCCCTCACGCCCATCGGCAATCCGCAGAACCTCTACCTCTGGCACCGCTCGGGCGAGAGCTTCGTCGGCTTCATGGGCATGATGCTGCCGACCGTGGCCGTGATGCTGTTCTGGCTCTTCGCCGCGGCCTGGCTGCTGGTGCCGCGCACGCCCATCGCGCTCAAGCCCGAGACCGAAGCCGCGCCGGTGCAGCCGCGCCTTTTGGCACTGGCGGGCGTCCTGTTCGTCGGTTTCGTGGTCGCGCTCGACCGGCACTGGCTGCTCGCGGGCCTGGGCGTGGTGTTCGCGGTGTTCCTGCTGACTTATCCGCGCGTGCTGAAGGGCATCGACTGGGCACTGCTCGCGATCATTGCGCTGATGTTCGTGGACCTGCGGCAGCTGGCCGAGCTGCCGGCGGTTCAATCGTTGCTGAACCACTGGCCCATCACCGAAGGATGGCGCGCCTACCTCGCCGCCATCGTCGCCTCGCAGCTCATCAGCAACGTGCCGGCGGCGATCCTGCTCGACGGCCATGTGCGCGACCTGCCCGCGCTCGCGGCCGGCGTGAGCGTGGGCGGCTTCGGCTGCGTGCTGGGCTCGCTGGCCAACCTGATCGCGCTGCGGCTGGCCAAGTTGCCGCACGGGCTGCGCGAGTTCCATCGCATCAGCATCCCGTTCCTGCTGGTGTGCGCGGCCTCGGCGCTGCTGCTGCGGCTGGGGTGA
- a CDS encoding AraC family transcriptional regulator translates to MRQPAPPTLSLRSYGTSRGSHAHDHFQVLVGLEGVLEIEVEGRGAGIGAGQAQVVAPGDRHDFEARGSGSMCLVLDTTHATWARCAERAPADVPQLHALARYLAHCMKQPRQFALALQQGPALLLEAWNPAPSSMPHARRRRIDWPALAAWARARWHEPLTVADLASVACLSPSQLAQRCREEQGMSAMHWLRGLRLAHARELRLEGMGVAETARRTGYRSPSALTAALRRLDRC, encoded by the coding sequence ATGCGCCAGCCCGCCCCGCCCACCCTTTCGCTGCGCAGCTACGGCACCTCGCGCGGCAGCCATGCGCACGACCACTTCCAGGTGCTGGTCGGCCTCGAGGGCGTGCTGGAGATCGAGGTCGAAGGCCGCGGTGCCGGCATCGGCGCGGGCCAGGCGCAGGTGGTCGCGCCGGGCGACAGGCACGACTTCGAAGCGCGCGGCAGCGGCAGCATGTGCCTCGTGCTCGACACCACGCATGCGACCTGGGCCCGGTGCGCCGAACGCGCGCCGGCCGACGTGCCGCAGCTGCACGCGCTCGCGCGCTATCTCGCGCACTGCATGAAGCAGCCCCGGCAATTCGCGCTCGCGTTGCAGCAGGGCCCCGCGCTGCTGCTGGAAGCCTGGAACCCCGCGCCTTCTTCGATGCCGCACGCGCGCCGCCGCCGCATCGACTGGCCGGCGCTTGCGGCCTGGGCCCGGGCGCGGTGGCACGAGCCGCTCACGGTCGCCGACCTGGCCAGCGTCGCCTGCCTGAGCCCGAGCCAGCTCGCACAGCGCTGCCGCGAGGAACAGGGCATGAGCGCGATGCACTGGCTGCGCGGCCTCAGGCTCGCGCATGCGCGCGAACTGCGGCTCGAAGGCATGGGCGTCGCCGAAACCGCGCGCCGCACGGGCTACCGCTCGCCTTCGGCGCTCACCGCCGCGCTGCGCCGGCTCGATCGCTGCTGA
- a CDS encoding fimbrial protein, whose amino-acid sequence MNRSKPSGATKFLRHCVPVLMLLAGAQEAWAACVRYPGTAAKIINMDMGNVVVPNDLPVGAVIARKSFSIPTRDTSEYIFDCTAGGGTLIGEMLQGAPMPSDPTIYSTAVPGVGIRLSRVIDAYLTVTYPHRLSRGPAYIYFATGTQFQVELIKTAAVTGNGPLASGTYTRYYGDGDGVSMLTTMLSGNGITIVTPSCSVDLGSRNISVQFGRVPQNNFKGRGTTTGDRSFSIKLNCKAGQNAQNTVYLRMDATPDPSNTQGVLRITQGGTGTATGVGIQLVDNQSVPVKFGEDALVGPSKDGDYVLSYTARYFQTGDRVTPGRADGTATFTLDYK is encoded by the coding sequence ATGAACCGCAGCAAACCATCGGGCGCGACGAAGTTCCTGCGCCACTGCGTGCCGGTTCTCATGCTGCTGGCCGGTGCGCAGGAGGCGTGGGCGGCATGCGTGCGCTATCCGGGAACTGCAGCGAAGATCATCAACATGGACATGGGCAATGTGGTCGTTCCCAACGATCTGCCTGTCGGAGCCGTCATCGCGAGAAAGTCATTTTCCATTCCGACCAGGGATACCTCGGAATACATATTCGACTGCACCGCAGGCGGCGGCACGCTCATCGGCGAGATGCTGCAGGGAGCACCCATGCCGAGCGATCCGACGATCTACTCGACGGCGGTACCGGGTGTCGGCATCCGCTTGTCGCGGGTGATCGATGCATATCTGACGGTGACCTACCCGCATCGGCTTTCGCGGGGACCGGCCTACATCTACTTTGCGACGGGTACACAGTTCCAGGTGGAGCTGATAAAAACAGCGGCCGTTACCGGAAACGGCCCGCTGGCTTCGGGAACCTATACCCGGTATTACGGCGACGGCGATGGTGTGTCGATGCTGACCACCATGCTCTCTGGCAACGGCATCACCATCGTCACGCCGTCATGCTCGGTGGACCTGGGATCGCGGAACATCTCGGTGCAGTTCGGCAGGGTGCCTCAGAACAACTTCAAGGGCAGGGGCACCACCACGGGTGACCGCAGCTTCAGCATCAAGCTCAATTGCAAGGCCGGGCAGAACGCGCAGAACACCGTTTACCTGCGCATGGACGCGACGCCGGACCCGTCGAACACGCAGGGCGTGCTGAGGATCACGCAGGGCGGCACCGGAACCGCCACCGGCGTAGGCATTCAGCTGGTCGACAACCAGAGCGTGCCGGTGAAGTTCGGCGAAGACGCGCTGGTCGGCCCATCGAAGGATGGCGACTATGTGCTGTCCTACACTGCGCGCTATTTCCAGACGGGCGACAGGGTGACGCCGGGGCGCGCCGACGGAACTGCGACCTTCACGCTCGACTACAAATAA
- a CDS encoding DMT family transporter has protein sequence MSPTFHALLAIALWATLASLGTALSHLPPFLLTGLALIIGSLPSWPLVLRDRAAWRVPPRTLALGVYGLFGFHFLLFIALRHAPPVEANLVNYLWPLFMVVLAPVLLPGMSLRPLHLVAALLGFAGAAVAILGTRGGGNSAPHGYWGFLPALGSAFIWASYSLWTKRVEAFPSSAIGLFGLVSGVLSLACHAVLEAQVALSSKDWLLLALCGLGPLGAAFFVWDMALKRGDPRRIGILSYLTPLGSTALLLLVTGRPLTWTIALAALLIISAAVMGTRAR, from the coding sequence ATGTCGCCCACCTTCCACGCCCTGCTCGCGATTGCGCTCTGGGCCACGCTCGCCTCGCTCGGCACTGCCCTCTCGCACTTGCCGCCGTTCCTCTTGACCGGGCTCGCGCTGATCATTGGCAGCCTGCCGAGCTGGCCGCTGGTGCTGCGCGACCGCGCGGCCTGGCGCGTGCCGCCGCGCACGCTGGCCCTCGGTGTCTACGGCCTGTTCGGCTTTCACTTCCTGCTGTTCATCGCGCTGCGGCACGCGCCGCCGGTCGAGGCCAACCTCGTCAACTACCTGTGGCCGCTGTTCATGGTGGTGCTGGCGCCGGTGCTGCTGCCGGGCATGTCGCTGCGGCCGCTGCACCTGGTGGCGGCGCTGCTGGGCTTTGCGGGCGCGGCGGTCGCGATCCTGGGCACGCGAGGCGGCGGCAACAGCGCGCCCCACGGGTACTGGGGCTTCCTGCCGGCGCTGGGCTCGGCCTTCATCTGGGCCAGCTATTCGCTGTGGACGAAGCGCGTCGAGGCCTTTCCAAGCTCGGCCATCGGCCTGTTCGGGCTGGTCTCGGGGGTGCTCTCGCTGGCCTGCCATGCGGTGCTCGAAGCGCAGGTGGCGCTCTCCTCCAAGGACTGGCTGCTGCTCGCGCTGTGCGGCCTCGGCCCGCTCGGCGCGGCCTTCTTCGTGTGGGACATGGCGCTCAAGCGCGGCGACCCGCGGCGCATCGGCATCCTGAGCTATCTCACGCCTCTGGGCTCGACCGCGCTGCTGCTGCTCGTGACCGGCCGGCCGCTGACCTGGACCATCGCGCTGGCGGCCCTGCTCATCATTTCGGCGGCAGTCATGGGCACCCGCGCCCGCTGA